GCCGGGTTGGGATCCGCGCGACCACCTGCCGCTGCTCCGCGAGACACTGTTGCATCGACGGCTTCGCGATCAACGACCGTGAGGGCGAACATCGCGTGGCTGTCGCGCCGCGCGTCGCCGATCGGGCGTTTGGTGAATTCGCGATAGTGATCGTGGGTGAGCAGCATCACGCCGATCGCGTCGGAGAACATCAGCGAGGTCGAGGTTTCGCCGGAAAACTGGGCGTTCACGGTGCCACCAAGCGCCACGTAAAACGCTGTCGACGCGGCGAGGTCTCGCGCGGGCAGGTTCACGAAAATCATCTTCGACACTATCTTTATCTTTCCTTCTAAATCGTCTTGAGGCCGGGCTAAGAAAACGCCCACCCAGCCGTAGCTCAAATGTATCTTGATATCAAGATACTTTATCGAAAGATAAATGACGATGGATCGTGCCGAGGTCGCCTCTCAACAATGGGCTCGCGAACGCCCCGATCTTCCGACGTTGCCCGTAGAAACCATCGGTCGTCTGCTTGACGCCGCAGCGCGGGTCATACGCGATCACATGAACCCGTTGCTCGCAGAAGCCGGGCTGCAAGTTGGCGAGTTTGATGTCCTCACGCCGCTCAGGCGCTCCGGTGAGCCCTACACGCTCTCACCAACGCAGCTTTACGAATCGGCAATGATCTCTTCTGGCGGCATGACCAACCGCCTGGATCGCCTAGAGCGCGCCGGGTTGGTCGAACGACGACCTGATCCCAACGACCGACGTGGCAGGCAAATTGCGCTGACGACTGCGGGTAAGCGCGCGATAGACAATCTGATCGGCCCAATGGTGGCGCTGGAGGAGCAATTGATCTCCGTGCTGACACCGGCGGAGCAGAAGACGCTCAACGCCCTGCTCAAAAAGCTGCTGACCGGCCTCTAGGTCGTTGCGGCACTTCAGCAGTGCCCTCCACGCTTGAGCAATGAGACCTGACTCTAGATCGTCTGCCGGTTGCGCCAGAAAGTCGCGACGCGCTCGGCGGTCGAGGGCATCAGGCGCGTGAAGTTGATGCGGGCCGCTTCGATGTCGGCATCGGCCGGCGTCCGGTGCGGGCCGTACCACAGCAGGATGAGCGCGCGCACCGTCGGCCAACCGAGATTCAAGACACGGCCGAGGATCAGAATCGGATCGTAGCGATCGCCTGCGATCAGGCGATCGAGGCTCGCGAGCCGAATGCCGGACATCGCGGAGAGTGCGGCGATCGACTCCTCGTATTTGAGCGCCTTGGCGAAGCCGAGCAGCGCGCTTTCGCCGAGATGGCCATCGCGATGCAGGCCGAGCACGGTGCGCTGCGCGTCCGAGAAGTCGCGCCGCGGGCCGGGCGGCAACGCGGCCTCCTCGATCGCAGCCATGGCGCGCTTGATCTCGACCTGGCGAACCGGATTGACCACGCTGGACAGGCGGCGGCGAATGACGTCCAGCGTACCGTCGAGAAGCTCCTTCAGATGATCGCCGGAGAGATCCGCGCGCTGACCGAGCTTGAGCGTCAGCACGCCGTCCTGCGAGGCGCGCTTGATCAGCTCGGAGTAGGCGCCCGGCGAGAATACCGCGCCGGCATTGCCGGCGGCGCGACGCACCACGTCGCGATCGCCGCGCTCGACCAGCACGTCGGTGATGTCCGTCGACAATGTCGGCCGCTCCGTTATCGCGAGCAGGTGGCCCTGCCCCTTCAGCCGTGCGATCTCGATCAGCGCGGCTTCGTCGAGCACGGGCGAGCTGCGTAGCACGGGACCGGCCACCATGATCTCGTTCTCGCGGGCGAGCTGCCCCACCAGATGGCGCGGTGCATTGCTCAGTCGCGAGAAGCGCTCGGCGAGATCGACGCGCGAGGCAAGTTCGGCGTGGGGGACGAGGTCGATCAAGAGATCGTCGAACAGCGCAACGAGATCGGGACTGAGTTTTGCGGGATCCTGGAAGAACAATTCGGCGATGGCGCGCGCCACCTCGCCGCGACGCCGCGGATCGCCGCGTCTGACGATATCGTCCAGTCCGGGAATGAGCGACGTGGCAACGGTCATGAAACGCAACTCGGATCGGGCACGCCGCGGGCGCGCCTTTGGCTCAAGCCGCCCCACAGCCGGGAAATCTAGGCCAGCCAGATGAACGAAGCGTTGCTCGGGAGCAGGCAAATCGGCCGCAAAAAGCCCGCTGCCGGCTCCGATGGGCCTTGTCCGGGAGGGTGGAAAGCGCTATATCAGCGGCAACTTAATCTTCTCATACGATCCGCGTAGTGAGAGTGGGCCCGAAAGGACCCGCTCTTTTTTATTACCTGAACGCGGCTTGGCGGGAGAAGTGCGGCCCGACGGCTAGTCGGGACCGAAGGAAGTACCGAAGCAGCCACTGAAGCGTTGTAACCAAGCCTTAACCATCGAGCGCCTTGACCGAAGACATGACCGAACCGAGCACTGGTTCCCCGGATGCCGAGTTGCTTGCTGAGCCGCGGCTTGTGGTCGAGCCGGGCGTGGCGGCACGGGTGTCGGCGATCGCCAGCCCGGTGCTCGAAGGCATGGGCTACCGGCTGGTGCGGATCCGCATTTCCGGCGAGGCCGGCTGCACCGTGCAGATCATGGCCGAGCGTCCCGACGGCTCGATGCAGCTCGAGGATTGCGAAGCGATCTCGCGGGCGCTGTCGCCCGTGCTCGACGTCGCCGACCCCATCGATCGCGCCTACCGGCTGGAAATCTCCTCGCCCGGAATCGACCGGCCGCTGGTGCGGCGCTCCGATTTCGAACGGTATTCGGGACACCTCGTCAAGATCGAGATGGCGGTCGCCCATGAAGGACGCAAACGGTTCCGCGGCACGCTCGCCGGGGTCGAAGGCGACCGGGTGCGGGTGAAGCGCGACGACGTCAAAGCCGGCGACGAGGCCGAGGTTCTCCTGGTGATGGAGGATATTGGCGATGCGCGGCTGGTGCTGACCGATGAGCTGATCGCGGAATCGATGCGCCGCGGCAAGGCCGAGGCACGCGAGATGCGGCGCAATCTCGGACTTGAGCCGCCGCAGGCCCCGCACGCCAAGATCAGCGAGAAGACGACGAAGAATACCAAGCCGAAGAAAAAGCCGGCACCGAAGAACACCAAGCAACATCGCCTTGCCGCCGAACGCGCGCGGCGCGGCGAAATCGAGCCTGACGAAGGAGACTAGCCATGGCAGTCAGCGCCAATCGTTTAGAACTGCTCCAGATCGCCGACGCGGTTGCGCGCGAGAAATCGATCGACCGCGGCATCGTCATCGCCGCGATGGAGGACGCCATCGCCAAGGCGGCGCGCGCCCGTTACGGCAGCGAGACTGACGTTCACGCCGAGATCGACCCGAAGAAGGGCGAGCTCCGCCTGTCGCGCCACATGCTGGTCGTCGACAAGGTCGAAAATCATTCCAACCAGATTTCGCTGACGGACGCGCAGCGCGCCAATCCCGGCGCCCAGGTCGGCGACACCATCGCCGACACCCTGCCGCCGCTCGAATACGGCCGTATCGCCGCGCAGTCGGCAAAGCAGGTGATCGTGCAGAAGGTGCGCGAGGCCGAGCGTGACCGGCAGTACCAGGAATTCAAGGACCGCATCGGCGACATCGTCAACGGCGTCGTCAAGCGCGTCGAATACGGCAGCGTGATCGTCGATCTCGGCCGTGGCGAAGCCATCATCCGCCGCGACGAGATGTTGCCGCGCGAAGTGTTCCGCAACGGCGACCGCGTCCGCGCCTACATTTTCGACGTGCGTCGCGAGACCCGCGGCCCGCAAATCTTCCTGTCGCGCACCCATCCGCAGTTCATGGCAAAACTGTTCGCGCAGGAAGTACCGGAAATCTATGACGGCATCGTCGAGATCAAGGCGGTCGCCCGCGATCCCGGCTCGCGCGCGAAAATCGGTGTGATTTCCCGCGATTCCTCGGTCGATCCGGTCGGCGCCTGCGTCGGCATGCGCGGCTCGCGCGTGCAGGCGGTGGTGAACGAGCTGCAGGGCGAGAAGATCGACATCATTCCATGGTCGCCCGACATCGCGACCTTCGTGGTCAACGCGCTGGCACCGGCTGAAGTGTCCAAGGTCGTCATCGACGAGGACCGCGAGCGCATCGAGGTCGTGGTTCCCGACACCAACAACCAGCTTTCGCTGGCGATCGGCCGCCGCGGCCAGAACGTCCGCCTCGCCTCCCAGCTCACCGGCTGGGACATCGACATCCTGACCGAGCAGGAGGAATCGGAGCGCCGCCAGGCCGACTTCGAGAACTCCACCCGCGTCTTCATGGAGTCGCTCAACGTCGACGAGGTCGTCGGCCAGTTGCTGGCGTCCGAAGGCTTCACCTCGGTCGAGGAACTCGCGATGGTGGACGTCAAGGAACTCGCCAGCATCGAAGGTTTCGACGAGGAGACCGCACAGGAACTCCAGAGCCGCGCCCGCGAATATCTGGAGCAGCAGGAAGCCGAGCTCGAAGCCCGGCGCAAGGAACTCGGCGTCGAGGACGCGCTCAAGGACGTACCTGGCGTGACCTCGAAGATGCTGGTGAAGTTCGGCGAGAACGACATCAAGACGGTGGAAGACCTCGCCGGCTGCGCCACTGACGACCTGGTTGGCTGGACCGAGCGCAAGGAGGGCGGCGAGTCGACCAAATACGCCGGCGCGCTCGACGGCATCGACATCTCCCGTGACGATGCCGAGGCCATGATCATGCAGGCGCGCGTCAAGGCCGGCTGGATCACCGAGGCCGACCTCGCCAAGCCTTCGGAAGAGGCTGAGGCGACCGAAGATCAGCCGGCCTAAGGGCAACAGGAGATGTCGCCCGGATGCTCGCTCACACTGACCCCGAACTCGACAATGGACCGCGGACCGAAAGATCCGCGACCATGCGGATGTGCGCGGTCAGCCGCGAGGTCCGGCCGATCGACGAGCTGATCCGCTTCGTCGTCTCGCCCCAAGGCGAGGTTGTTCCCGACCTCAAGCGCAAGCTGCCCGGACGGGGCATGTGGATCACCGCCTCGCGCGAGGCGGTTGCGGAAGCCGTCCGGCGTCACCAGTTTAGCAAAGCCTTCAAGCGCGACCTGCGCATTCCTCCGACGCTTCCCGCAGATACGGAGACGCTCCTGGTGCGGAGCGTGGCCGAGGCGCTCGCGATTGCGGCCAAGGCGGGCCAGGTCGTAGCCGGTTTTGGCAAGGTCGAAAGCGCCTTGCGCGAAGGCACCGCCGGGGTCCTGATCCATGCCAGCGACGGGGCCGCGGACGGAATCCGCAAATTAGACATGCTGGCGCGGCAAAATGACGGGAATCGCGGTGCCCGGGCGCCGATTCCGATCGTTACCGCACTGAAATCGGCAGAATTGGATTTGGCACTAACCCGGTCAAATGTGATACATGCTGCGCTGCTCGCGGGCCCGGCGAGCAGGACATTCCTGTCACGTAGCCAGATGCTGGTCCGATACCGGCTGGCGGACGATGACAAGACTGCCGAAAATCACGGCCAGGATTTCTGAAGACAACGACAAACCGGACGATTGGTGCGCCAACGCACAACGCTAACAAGATCAAGATTGGGACTACTGAATGGTTGATACCAAGACCCCTGGCGACAAGAAGCTGAGCGTTCCGAGCAAGACGCTATCGCTCAAGCCGCGCGTCGAAACGGGCACCGTGCGCCAGAGCTTCAGCCATGGCCGAAGCAAGCAGGTCGTGGTCGAGAAGCGCGGCAAGCGCCGTATCGGCGACGGCGGCCCTGAGCCGCAGGCTGCTGAGGTTGCGAAGCCGGCCCCGGCTGCGCCCGCTCCGGCGCGCCCCGCGCCGCCGCCCGCCCAGCCGCGCAACGCTGGTTCCGGCGTGGTGCTGCGCACGCTGACCGAGGACGAACGTTCCGCCCGCGCCAGCGCGCTGGCCGATGCCAAGCTGCGCGAGGTCGAGGAGCGCCGCCATGCCGAGGAAGAGGCCCAGCGCCGTGCCGTGCGCGAGGCCGCAGAACGCGCCGAGCGCGAAGCCGCTGAAGCCCGTCGCAAGGCCGAGGAAGAGCGCCATCGTCACGAGGACGAAGCCAAGCGTAAGGCCGAGACCGAGGCCAAGAAGCGTTTTGGCGAAGGTGAGCAGCCGCAATCTGCCGCGCGTACCGCGACGGCGGCACCGGCCGCTCCTTCGGCGCGGCCCGGCACGGCCACGGCCCGGCCGACGGCCTCCGCGGCCCGGCCCGCCACGACTGCAC
The DNA window shown above is from Bradyrhizobium sp. CB1650 and carries:
- a CDS encoding VOC family protein, which codes for MSKMIFVNLPARDLAASTAFYVALGGTVNAQFSGETSTSLMFSDAIGVMLLTHDHYREFTKRPIGDARRDSHAMFALTVVDREAVDATVSRGAAAGGRADPNPAQDLGFMYNRHIEDPDGYVWEIVWMNPAANA
- a CDS encoding MarR family winged helix-turn-helix transcriptional regulator — protein: MTMDRAEVASQQWARERPDLPTLPVETIGRLLDAAARVIRDHMNPLLAEAGLQVGEFDVLTPLRRSGEPYTLSPTQLYESAMISSGGMTNRLDRLERAGLVERRPDPNDRRGRQIALTTAGKRAIDNLIGPMVALEEQLISVLTPAEQKTLNALLKKLLTGL
- a CDS encoding DUF2336 domain-containing protein, with translation MTVATSLIPGLDDIVRRGDPRRRGEVARAIAELFFQDPAKLSPDLVALFDDLLIDLVPHAELASRVDLAERFSRLSNAPRHLVGQLARENEIMVAGPVLRSSPVLDEAALIEIARLKGQGHLLAITERPTLSTDITDVLVERGDRDVVRRAAGNAGAVFSPGAYSELIKRASQDGVLTLKLGQRADLSGDHLKELLDGTLDVIRRRLSSVVNPVRQVEIKRAMAAIEEAALPPGPRRDFSDAQRTVLGLHRDGHLGESALLGFAKALKYEESIAALSAMSGIRLASLDRLIAGDRYDPILILGRVLNLGWPTVRALILLWYGPHRTPADADIEAARINFTRLMPSTAERVATFWRNRQTI
- the rimP gene encoding ribosome maturation factor RimP, whose product is MTEPSTGSPDAELLAEPRLVVEPGVAARVSAIASPVLEGMGYRLVRIRISGEAGCTVQIMAERPDGSMQLEDCEAISRALSPVLDVADPIDRAYRLEISSPGIDRPLVRRSDFERYSGHLVKIEMAVAHEGRKRFRGTLAGVEGDRVRVKRDDVKAGDEAEVLLVMEDIGDARLVLTDELIAESMRRGKAEAREMRRNLGLEPPQAPHAKISEKTTKNTKPKKKPAPKNTKQHRLAAERARRGEIEPDEGD
- the nusA gene encoding transcription termination factor NusA, translating into MAVSANRLELLQIADAVAREKSIDRGIVIAAMEDAIAKAARARYGSETDVHAEIDPKKGELRLSRHMLVVDKVENHSNQISLTDAQRANPGAQVGDTIADTLPPLEYGRIAAQSAKQVIVQKVREAERDRQYQEFKDRIGDIVNGVVKRVEYGSVIVDLGRGEAIIRRDEMLPREVFRNGDRVRAYIFDVRRETRGPQIFLSRTHPQFMAKLFAQEVPEIYDGIVEIKAVARDPGSRAKIGVISRDSSVDPVGACVGMRGSRVQAVVNELQGEKIDIIPWSPDIATFVVNALAPAEVSKVVIDEDRERIEVVVPDTNNQLSLAIGRRGQNVRLASQLTGWDIDILTEQEESERRQADFENSTRVFMESLNVDEVVGQLLASEGFTSVEELAMVDVKELASIEGFDEETAQELQSRAREYLEQQEAELEARRKELGVEDALKDVPGVTSKMLVKFGENDIKTVEDLAGCATDDLVGWTERKEGGESTKYAGALDGIDISRDDAEAMIMQARVKAGWITEADLAKPSEEAEATEDQPA
- a CDS encoding RNA-binding protein: MLAHTDPELDNGPRTERSATMRMCAVSREVRPIDELIRFVVSPQGEVVPDLKRKLPGRGMWITASREAVAEAVRRHQFSKAFKRDLRIPPTLPADTETLLVRSVAEALAIAAKAGQVVAGFGKVESALREGTAGVLIHASDGAADGIRKLDMLARQNDGNRGARAPIPIVTALKSAELDLALTRSNVIHAALLAGPASRTFLSRSQMLVRYRLADDDKTAENHGQDF